The genomic DNA GGCTGCGCGGCGACGACGTGCATTTCCTGGTCGGGATGGACGAGCACGGGCAGAAGGTCGCCCAGGCCGCCCAGGAGCGCGGCGTCACGCCGCAGCAGCTCGTCGACGACCTCGCCGACGGCTTCCGCGCGATGTGGGCGCGCCTGGGCATCTCCTACGACCAGTTCATCCGTACCACCGACGCGCCCCACGAGGCCGGCGTCCGCGCGCTGATCGAACGCATCTTCGCGCGCCGGCCCGATGACTTCTATGAGCGCGCCTACGAAGGCTGGTACTGCGTCGGCTGCGAGACCTTCAAGCGCGACGACGAGATCGTGGACGGGAAGTGCGTTCTGCACCCGACGCGGACGCTCGCCTGGAGCGCCGAGCGCAACTGGTTCTTCCGCCTCTCGGCCTACGCGCCGTTCCTGGGGCGGCTGCTGCGCGAGCGGCCCCGGTTCCTCGAGCCCGAGAGTCGCAGGAACGAGATCCTCGGCCTCCTCGAGCGCGGGCTCGAGGACATCCCCGTCAGTCGCAGCCGGCTGAGCTGGGCGATCCCCTTCCCGCGCCCGACTGCCGACGGCGAGCGGCAGGGAACCTGGGTGTGGTTCGACGCGCTCCCCAACTACCTCACCGCGACGGGCTATCCCGGCGACGGCTACCAGGCGCGCTGGCCGGCCCAGCTGCACATCATCGGCAAGGACATCACGCGGCACCACTGCGCGGTGTGGCCCGCCATGCTGGAGGCCGCCGGACTGCCGCTGCCCGAGCGCGTCTGGGCCCACGGCTTCATCGGCTTCGGCGGCGAGCGGTTCAGCAAGTCCGCCGGCGTCCGCCTGGACCTCGGCACGGCCATCGACCGCCACGGGTCGGACGCATTCCGGTACTACCTGCTGCGGGAGGTCCCGTTCGACGGGGACGGCGACTTCTCGCTGGAGCGATTCGACGAGCGCTACGTGGCCGAGCTGGCCGACGCCTTCGGCAACCTGGCCTCGCGCGTGCTCGCGATGCTCGAGCGCTACCGCGGCGGGATCATCCCCGCCTCGGGCGAGACGACCACCCTCGACCGCGCCGGCGAGGCCGCGCTGACCCGCTACGCCGAGACGATGGACGCGCTCCTGCTGCACCGTGGCGCCGCTGCGGCCTGGGACCTCGTGAGCGAAGCCAACGCCTTCGTGGAGCGGCAGGCACCGTGGGCGCAGGCCAAGACCGGCGACGCTGCGGCCCTCGACACCACCCTCGCCGCGCTCGCGCGCAGCCTGGTGCGGCTCGCCGCCCTCAGCGGCCCGTTCATCCCCGCGGCCGCCGGCGCCCTGTGGTCGGCCCTCGGCCTTCCGGGGTCCCACGGCGCCCCCGAGGCCTGGAAACTGGCCGCCGAACCCGCCGTCGCGGGCGCTGCCACGCGCAGGATCCCGCCCCTCTTTCCGAAACCAGAGAAGGTCACCGCTTAATTCAAGTCGCTGTGCTACAATGGCTTACGATGGGAGATCTTTCGTCTTGACGGCGCGAGTGGGGGGTAGTAATGTTGGCACGTCTCGCTTTACCCCCCTCGACCGGCGCGCGAACCGCGCCGGGATCCTCTGTCGTCTCAAGTGCTCGGGGCTCGATGCCAAGTCGCCACTGGACGGTTCTCCTTGTGCCGCATGGCTCAGGCAGCACCAAGTCACTGTCGGTTTCTGTGACGGTGCTGAGGCTGGCCGCGGGCGTGGGGGCCGTGGCCCTGGCGTCGATGCTGGCGGCGACCTACAGCGTGGTATCCCACGCGGTGGACTTGTCTCGGAGCCAGCGGATCGAGAAGACCAACCGGGCGCTGTCGAGCGAGGTCACGATCCTCGGCCAGCGGGTCGGGGCGCTGTCGGACACGCTGGCGGTGATCGCGCGGCGTGACGACGAGGTGCGGCTCGTGGCCGGCCTCGATCCGTTGAGCCCGGAGGTCCGGCGCGCCGGCATCGGCGGCCCGAGCGGCGCCTGGCCGGAGCGCGAGCACCTGCTGGCCGACGGCGGCGTGGCGGGCCGCGAGGCCCTCGGGGTGCACGTCGACCTCGACGCGCTGATCCGGCGGGCCAACGTGCTGGCCACGTCGTTCCGGGAGGCGGCCGAAAGCCTCTCCGCCCACGCGCAGCAGCTCGCGGCGACGCCGTCCATCACGCCCACGACCGGCTTCCTCACGAGCAAGTTCTCCTACATCCGCTACCATCCCATCCTCCACGAGAACCGGCCGCACGAGGGCATCGACATCACGGCCGCCTACGGCACCCAGATCATCGCGCCCGCGGCGGGCCGGGTGGTCAAGGTGGGGTGGGAGAACGGCTACGGCCTGATGGTGGTCCTGGACCACGGCTACGGCCTCGAGACCAAGTACGCCCACATGTCCCGGACCGCGGTGGGCGTGGGCCAGCACATGAAGCGCGGCGACCGCCTCGGCTGGGTCGGCAGCACCGGTCTCTCGACCGGCCCCCACCTGCACTACGAGGTGCTGGTGAACGGCCGGCCGGTGGATCCGCTGCGCTACATCCTCCCGGACGCGATCACGGACTGACGGACTGGAGTACGCAGAGGCGAGGGTAGTTGCGAGACGCCGAGCTGCGAGTGGTTGCGAGGGTTGAGTGACCAGATAGAGAGGAGGCCCCGTTGCGGTTCCGCAGCGGGGCCTCTGTTTGCTCTTCACTCACCTCCCACAGCCGCTCGCAACTCGGCGTCTCGCAACCGCCCTGCCGTCCCCCTCTCCCCGCTGACCCTACTGCGCCTTCGTCTGCGGTGCGGAGAAGTCCACCTTCGGCACTTCCGCCGCGGCGGGATTGGTCAGCTCGAAGTAGTCGCGCGCTCCCTTGCCGATCACCTTCGCCGTCAGCACCTGCGGGAAGCGGCGGATGTAGCTGTTGTACGCCTGGACCGCATTGTTGTAGTCGCCCCGCGCCGTCGAGATGCGGTTCTCGGTGCCCTCGAGCTGATCCTGGAGGGCGCGGAAGTTCTCGTTCGACTTGAGTTGCGGGTAGTTCTCCGAGATCGCGAGCAGGCGACTCAGCGCCCCGGTCAGGCCCTGATTGGCCTGCGACATCTGCTGGAGGTTGCCGCTCTGCACCGCCCCGCCGAGGCGGGCACGGGCGTCGGCGACGGCCGTGAAGATGGTCACTTCCTGCTGGGCGTAGCCCCTCACCGTCGCGACCAGGTTCGGCACCAGGTCGGCCCGGCGCTGCAGCTGGACCTCGATCTGACTCTTGAACGCATTGGCCTGCTCGTCGAGCGTCTGGATCTTGTTGTATCCGCACCCGGCGAGCAGCACGGCGGCCGCCGCGAACAGCACGCGCTTCATCCTTCGGTCCCCCTTGAGCTACGGTGACGTCGGTTCCGCCTCCACGGCCGCGGAAGATAACGAGCCCGCGTTCGCGCCGCCCGCCAGCGTGATGTACACCATGGCGACATCACCAAACCACTTGCTGGCCGGTGTCCGCCGATTGACATATCAAGCCCGGCAAATGAAATTACCAACTGGTTAGTTATTAATAGACGAAGGGAGGGGGT from Gemmatimonadales bacterium includes the following:
- a CDS encoding methionine--tRNA ligase, yielding MSGGTRAGSESGGRRDDRIGGASGSGGRGGTRAGSESGGRRDDRVGGASGSGGRRFYLTTAIDYANGEPHFGHALEKIGADAVARYRRLRGDDVHFLVGMDEHGQKVAQAAQERGVTPQQLVDDLADGFRAMWARLGISYDQFIRTTDAPHEAGVRALIERIFARRPDDFYERAYEGWYCVGCETFKRDDEIVDGKCVLHPTRTLAWSAERNWFFRLSAYAPFLGRLLRERPRFLEPESRRNEILGLLERGLEDIPVSRSRLSWAIPFPRPTADGERQGTWVWFDALPNYLTATGYPGDGYQARWPAQLHIIGKDITRHHCAVWPAMLEAAGLPLPERVWAHGFIGFGGERFSKSAGVRLDLGTAIDRHGSDAFRYYLLREVPFDGDGDFSLERFDERYVAELADAFGNLASRVLAMLERYRGGIIPASGETTTLDRAGEAALTRYAETMDALLLHRGAAAAWDLVSEANAFVERQAPWAQAKTGDAAALDTTLAALARSLVRLAALSGPFIPAAAGALWSALGLPGSHGAPEAWKLAAEPAVAGAATRRIPPLFPKPEKVTA
- a CDS encoding M23 family metallopeptidase — encoded protein: MTVLRLAAGVGAVALASMLAATYSVVSHAVDLSRSQRIEKTNRALSSEVTILGQRVGALSDTLAVIARRDDEVRLVAGLDPLSPEVRRAGIGGPSGAWPEREHLLADGGVAGREALGVHVDLDALIRRANVLATSFREAAESLSAHAQQLAATPSITPTTGFLTSKFSYIRYHPILHENRPHEGIDITAAYGTQIIAPAAGRVVKVGWENGYGLMVVLDHGYGLETKYAHMSRTAVGVGQHMKRGDRLGWVGSTGLSTGPHLHYEVLVNGRPVDPLRYILPDAITD
- a CDS encoding LemA family protein, translating into MKRVLFAAAAVLLAGCGYNKIQTLDEQANAFKSQIEVQLQRRADLVPNLVATVRGYAQQEVTIFTAVADARARLGGAVQSGNLQQMSQANQGLTGALSRLLAISENYPQLKSNENFRALQDQLEGTENRISTARGDYNNAVQAYNSYIRRFPQVLTAKVIGKGARDYFELTNPAAAEVPKVDFSAPQTKAQ